The window CAACTCTGAAATACTCAATGCTGATGTGTTGCTGGCAAAAATGGCGGTTTCGGGCGCAACCTCAGCAAGTTCCCTGAAGACCTGAACCTTCAGATCCATGGACTCGGGAACGGCCTCGATGATAAAATCTGCATCCTCGAATTCATCATAGTCCAGGGTGAATTCGACCAGGTCCATCTTGTCCATCAATTCCGACTGGCTCATCTTGCCCTTGTCCACCCGCCCCTGGTAGATGCTGCGGATATGGGCTTCAGCCTTATCCAGAATATCCTGGTCCACATCCTTGACGACAACCGGAAGACCACTGAACGTGATCACCTGGGCGATCTCGGCGCCCATGAAACCGGCGCCCACAACACCTGCTTTGAAGATGTACATTTGGAAACCTCGAATCGTTCGTTAGCAGTCTACTCGTCGTTGTAGCTGAGATTCTCCACGATCATGGCACCACCTTGACCACCACCAACACACATGGTGACCAGGCCATACCGGTGGTTCTCCCGCTCCATTTCACCCATAATTGTCACTACGAGTTTGGCGGCCGTTGCGCCGATGGGGTGACCCAGGGCGATGGCGCCACCCAACGGATTGACTTTTTCCCATTCCAGGGGCATACCCTGCCGCTCCAACTCCTCACCGCAGGCCAGGACTTGCGCTGCGAAGGCTTCGTTGAGCTCGATGACGCCCATTTCGTCCAGGGTCATGCCGGCCTTCTCCAGTACTTTCGGCACGGCGACGGCAGGTCCGATACCCATATAGGCAGGATCAACTCCCACGAACGTGTAGGCTACGATTCGCACCCGCGGTGTCAGGCCAAGTTCTTCGGCGCGCCCTGCCGTCGTAACGATCATTGCCGCTGTGCCATCGTTCAGCGGACAGGCGTTGGCCGGCGTTACCGTGCCATCCTTCTTGAACACAGTCGGGTAGAGGGCTGCCTTGCGCACCGAGAGGGTCGGGTTGATACCTTCGTCCTGGGTGATCAACTCACGCGCCACTTCCTGACCGGCTACCTTCTTGACGATTTCGACGGGGACGATTTCGTCCTTGAATTTCTCCATCCGCTGGGCACGGAAAGCTTTTTTGTGGCTGAGTACAGCGTATTGATCCTGTTCTTCCCGGCTGATTTCATAGCGCTCTGCCAGATTCTCGGCCGTTTGGCCCATGATCAAACCCGATACCGGGTCTGTCAACCCCTCCCAGAGCATATCGGTGAATTCACTGTGTCGAAGCTTGAGTCCCCAGCGGGCTCCCTTGACGGCATAGGGCACGCTGCTGAGACTCTCTGTGCCCCCAACCAGGTAGAGCGTCCCTTCGTCTGCTCTGATGGCGCGGTAGGCGCTGACGATAGCCTCCAGGCCACTGGCACAATTACGGTGAACTGTGCAGCCGGGAACGTGGTCAGGGACACCAGCCATAAGGGCGACGACTCTGGCGATGTTGGCAGCCTCCGATGGTTGTGCCGCGCAGCCGATGAAAACGTCGTCGAACAGGGCTGGATCAACCCCCGTCTGTTCAATGGTGGCCTGTAGTGCAAGCACGCCCAGGTCTACCGCATTCTTGCGGCGCAGGGCGCCCCCGTGGGTACCGACCGGGGTTCGGACTCCTCCAACGATGACGATATCATCTTTCATCGATGTCACTCCTTTGTGGACTAACGCCCAGGCTTATGCCGCAGTGCGTCAAAAACGATTGTACCCGACAAAGGGGCATTTGGCAAACCCCCATGGTGCGGCGCGTCATGAATTGCCTGCTTACCATTTTCCGGGTGGCTATGTTAAAATGGCGTCATGCCCATTCGTGTACTTCCTCCTGAAGTTGCCAGTCAAATCGCTGCCGGTGAGGTGGTGGAGCGGCCTGCCTCTGCGATCAAGGAACTGATCGAAAACAGCCTCGACGCGGGCGCGGACCACATCCAGATCGAAACGCGCGAGGGGGGAAGACGCTTGCTGCGGGTTTCGGACAATGGACAGGGTATCCCGGCAGCCGAGGTGGCGCTGGCCTTCGAGCGCCACGCTACCAGCAAGCTCAGCAGCGCCGACGATCTGTTGAACGTCGCGACCTTGGGTTTTCGGGGAGAGGCGCTAGCATCGATTGCATCAGTGTCACAATTGACTCTCCTGACCCGTCATGTTTCGGAGTCGGTGGGTACCCGTGTGCGAGTCGAAGGTGGCATTACAGTCAAGCATGAGAGCAAAGGGACACCTCCTGGCACGATTGTAACCGTTGAAAATCTCTTCTACAACGTGCCGGCCCGGCAGAAGTTTCTGCGCCGCGCCGCCACCGAATCGAGACACATTTCCAGCATCGTTCAGCGCCTTGCCATGGCCTTTCCGGAACGGCGATTAAGCCTGGTTTCGGATGGCCGGCTTGTCTTTCAATCCAACGGCAGTGGGCACCTGCATGATGTCCTGGTGAAGGTCCTGGGGCTGGAAGCGGCCAGACAACTGGTGCCGCTGGGCTTTGAAGACCAGCGGACGTCCGGATCGGATCGGGAAGCTATACGCCTGGAGATCCCCGATGTTCACGGTTTTGTTGGCTTGCCAACCCTCAGCCGATCGAATCGCAACCAGATCCTTTTTTTTCTCAATGGACGCTTGATCCAGGACCGTAGCCTGACCTTCGCCGTCACCGAGGCCTATCGAAATCGATTGATGGCAGGACGGAATCCTGTCGCTGTGCTGATGATCGACATTGACCCTGCTCAGGTCGATGTCAACGTGCATCCCAGCAAAGCGGAGGTTCGTTTTCGCGATGAACGTGCCGTCTTTCGCGCCGTACAAAAGGCCGTATTGGCAACCTTGAACCAACACGCGCCGGTGCCCGAGCTAAGCCGCGATGGGCTGGGCTGGTCGCTGCCCGGCTGGGCCGAACGGAGGCAGTCGTTGATCGACGCCGGTCAGGGACAGCAGCCAATCCAGTTTGAGCCGGCCCGGCCCGCGGGACCCAACTGGGATCCGATAACGCCGGTCTCTGGCGAAGGGGAATCGCTCGATCAACAGGCACATGCGCAGGTCGGGGACAGCGATTCAGCCTTGGGCGACGCCAGTGATGTGTTGCCGATGCTG is drawn from Chloroflexota bacterium and contains these coding sequences:
- a CDS encoding thiolase family protein, whose translation is MKDDIVIVGGVRTPVGTHGGALRRKNAVDLGVLALQATIEQTGVDPALFDDVFIGCAAQPSEAANIARVVALMAGVPDHVPGCTVHRNCASGLEAIVSAYRAIRADEGTLYLVGGTESLSSVPYAVKGARWGLKLRHSEFTDMLWEGLTDPVSGLIMGQTAENLAERYEISREEQDQYAVLSHKKAFRAQRMEKFKDEIVPVEIVKKVAGQEVARELITQDEGINPTLSVRKAALYPTVFKKDGTVTPANACPLNDGTAAMIVTTAGRAEELGLTPRVRIVAYTFVGVDPAYMGIGPAVAVPKVLEKAGMTLDEMGVIELNEAFAAQVLACGEELERQGMPLEWEKVNPLGGAIALGHPIGATAAKLVVTIMGEMERENHRYGLVTMCVGGGQGGAMIVENLSYNDE
- the mutL gene encoding DNA mismatch repair endonuclease MutL, giving the protein MPIRVLPPEVASQIAAGEVVERPASAIKELIENSLDAGADHIQIETREGGRRLLRVSDNGQGIPAAEVALAFERHATSKLSSADDLLNVATLGFRGEALASIASVSQLTLLTRHVSESVGTRVRVEGGITVKHESKGTPPGTIVTVENLFYNVPARQKFLRRAATESRHISSIVQRLAMAFPERRLSLVSDGRLVFQSNGSGHLHDVLVKVLGLEAARQLVPLGFEDQRTSGSDREAIRLEIPDVHGFVGLPTLSRSNRNQILFFLNGRLIQDRSLTFAVTEAYRNRLMAGRNPVAVLMIDIDPAQVDVNVHPSKAEVRFRDERAVFRAVQKAVLATLNQHAPVPELSRDGLGWSLPGWAERRQSLIDAGQGQQPIQFEPARPAGPNWDPITPVSGEGESLDQQAHAQVGDSDSALGDASDVLPMLRVVGQMGTTYIVAEGPKGMYLIDQHAAHERVLFEQMSAQQANKGVPQQALLEPLAFETGTEQAGLIEEFSDALSASGFQIEPFGGDTWLVRAVPAVFGSVDPRRAVAEVLQGLADGRDLVGETKEEALVTIICKRAAIRGGQVLSIEEMRRLLQQLEACQNPGSCPHGRPTMLILSTDQLEREFGRRGA